A region from the Pirellulales bacterium genome encodes:
- a CDS encoding DUF2294 domain-containing protein, whose product MKTQGEIEAAICAGIARFEQEYMGRGPKDIHTHLIGDLLVVRLLGVLTAAEQQLVKTSPVEKGRDLLKQVRTQLIETARPLLEAMVEGVTGVKVLSVHHDISTKTAEEVIILTLSEAPGVRETKRK is encoded by the coding sequence ATGAAAACCCAGGGAGAGATCGAAGCCGCCATCTGCGCGGGAATCGCGCGCTTTGAGCAGGAATACATGGGGCGCGGTCCCAAGGATATCCACACGCACCTGATCGGCGACTTGCTGGTCGTCCGGTTGCTAGGCGTGTTGACCGCGGCCGAACAGCAACTCGTGAAGACTTCGCCGGTCGAGAAGGGCAGAGATCTTCTCAAGCAAGTTCGCACGCAGTTGATCGAAACGGCGCGGCCGCTGCTGGAAGCGATGGTTGAAGGGGTGACCGGCGTCAAAGTACTTAGCGTGCATCATGACATCAGCACGAAAACAGCCGAAGAGGTCATCATCCTCACGCTGAGTGAGGCACCTGGCGTTCGCGAGACGAAAAGGAAGTAG
- a CDS encoding response regulator produces the protein MEDNVDAGDTLSLLLRLYGHDVQLARSGLAALEMASRSRPEIILLDIGLPGMDGYQVAQRLREKPEFKDVIMCALTGYTPSEADRQRQQETGFDHYYVKPVKLATLLELFNTVRSATS, from the coding sequence GTGGAAGATAATGTTGATGCCGGTGACACCTTGAGCCTGCTGTTGCGGCTGTACGGGCACGACGTCCAGTTGGCTCGTAGCGGCCTGGCAGCCCTGGAAATGGCTTCGAGGTCGCGGCCCGAGATCATACTGCTCGATATCGGCTTACCAGGCATGGATGGCTATCAAGTTGCCCAACGATTGCGCGAGAAGCCGGAATTCAAGGACGTGATCATGTGCGCCTTGACCGGCTACACCCCCAGTGAAGCAGACCGCCAGCGGCAACAGGAAACTGGGTTCGACCACTACTACGTCAAGCCCGTCAAGCTGGCGACATTGCTCGAGCTGTTCAATACGGTCCGGTCAGCAACATCGTGA
- a CDS encoding GlsB/YeaQ/YmgE family stress response membrane protein translates to MELFMGMLLWFVLGVAAGSMARWIMPGPPAGGIMVAIGVGLAGAFAGGLIGTLAIGDKSTPFDFVSLLMAIAGLLISLFAYRALAMRLAESDA, encoded by the coding sequence ATGGAACTATTCATGGGAATGCTTTTGTGGTTTGTGCTAGGTGTCGCCGCGGGATCGATGGCGAGGTGGATCATGCCTGGTCCACCGGCTGGAGGAATCATGGTGGCGATTGGCGTAGGGCTTGCGGGAGCCTTCGCGGGTGGCCTGATTGGTACCCTCGCAATTGGCGACAAATCGACCCCCTTCGACTTTGTCAGTCTGCTGATGGCGATCGCGGGCCTATTGATATCGCTGTTCGCCTATCGAGCCCTGGCCATGAGGCTGGCAGAAAGCGACGCTTAG
- a CDS encoding DUF2294 family protein translates to MNTASTNMAQQIALAASEFQRQRTGHSPKTVTVVLSADTLVVTLHGVLSPAEEALAKSAAGAAQVQEFHRQLFASSSEPLRQEIKRITGVEVRDATAEIEPSTGAVVHVFTSGTMVQVFLLTESLPEDKWNGSDL, encoded by the coding sequence ATGAATACTGCATCGACGAATATGGCGCAGCAGATCGCGTTGGCGGCCAGCGAATTCCAGCGACAGCGGACGGGACACAGTCCCAAGACAGTGACCGTCGTGCTGAGCGCCGACACGCTGGTCGTCACGCTGCACGGGGTCTTATCACCAGCCGAGGAGGCCCTGGCCAAAAGTGCGGCGGGGGCCGCCCAGGTACAGGAATTCCACCGGCAATTGTTCGCCAGTTCGTCTGAGCCCTTACGTCAGGAGATCAAACGCATCACCGGCGTCGAGGTGCGTGACGCAACTGCCGAAATAGAACCGAGCACTGGGGCGGTGGTCCACGTCTTCACGAGTGGCACCATGGTCCAGGTGTTCTTACTCACCGAGAGCTTGCCAGAAGACAAGTGGAACGGGAGCGATCTTTAA
- a CDS encoding transposase — translation MMQPIRQEIDGLLLRGVFSSSAKLAGMCEPLWKHRAWLWTFIEVEGIEPTNNASERRAPPRSGGRRHAVIWRKLSFGTQSAAGSRFVETALTVIETCRQQQRSAFDYFTTAVAAHFASPPSLLSGA, via the coding sequence TTGATGCAACCGATCCGGCAAGAGATCGATGGCCTGCTGCTGCGTGGTGTGTTCAGCAGCAGCGCCAAGTTGGCCGGCATGTGCGAGCCGTTGTGGAAACATCGCGCGTGGCTCTGGACGTTTATCGAGGTCGAGGGGATCGAACCGACCAACAACGCCAGCGAGCGCCGGGCACCGCCGCGCAGCGGTGGTCGGCGGCACGCCGTCATCTGGCGCAAGCTTTCCTTCGGCACGCAGAGTGCCGCCGGCAGCCGCTTCGTCGAGACCGCGCTGACCGTCATCGAAACCTGCCGCCAACAGCAACGCAGCGCCTTCGACTACTTCACCACCGCCGTCGCCGCCCACTTCGCCAGCCCCCCCTCACTCCTCTCCGGGGCGTGA